Sequence from the Triplophysa rosa linkage group LG22, Trosa_1v2, whole genome shotgun sequence genome:
TTATGTCTCTACATTAAACTAACGGACCGTGTTCTGTTCTGAGTTCAGAGCCCTACACAACTATGGCATCATGCAATCCAACCTAAAGGCCACTGGGTGTAATGGGACATTTTATTAGCTATACTAAATTTCCGTTCATCTAAATTCATTTACGCTACTTAGCCACTCCACGGTGATGCAGGGACATTTGACAAACGTCTTGGGCAGAGTTGTAAAGAGGtactaataaataaaacatgacatacacaaacatgttttaGAGAACAGAGAATGTAACAGCAGTGAAGTCATCGTTCCAGAATCCGAGCGCCACTGAGATTTCCGAGAAAGGGCGATTCGATGCCTAGTCCCAACCAATCCATAATTTTTTCAGCAATCCCAAATGTTACGCAGAGAGAACATCGCCCCTGATTTATTTACATAGGCCTAAAAAGTGTACAgcgaatttacatttttactagaGGGGAAAATCGAGCTGTGCCCACCACATCAGCAACGCGCATAAAACAAGAACACTCACTGGGAACACAAAAAGATCAAATCCAAAACTCAAAGCAGTCCTCAGTGCAGGCTAAATTTACAACACAAGTGGTTTTCTTATATTCCTGGCTTGCGGTGGGGAAATTATGATTTAGCAAACTGTTCATCTGGGTTAGGAAATATTCTGGAAACATTCTGAGATGCATGATGCACACGAGCAGCCTGAAGAGGAGGTGTCTGCGTCCAATCAGATGTCTGGAATTAGATGATTGAAGTGTGTAGTACAGCACAATCAGTGTGACAAAGGCCTCTTTCCTAGTTCATACCTGAAACAACACACAATATcgattaataaacaaactatataaatgtatttaaattatgAAACGAatagttggtaactgaacaacactttgactttcatttttttcattgacttctattgtagggacacaaaaccactcagacatttctcaaaatatcttcttttgtgttccacagatacaggttttgactgacacaagggtgaataaataatgacagaatttgtagttttgggtgaactatccacattttttttactccGTTATCATGTTTTACTGCCATGTAAAAATTCTCCATCTGGTATGTGACAGTGAGCGTGTTCTCTCACCTTCTTCATCTTCGTGATGGCTCTCCTCTCCTCTAGACTTTATGGTTGTTTTCCTCCAGTTTCTTGCTCTCTTCTGAAGTGCCCGCCTCCTTCTCTCCAGTCTTCCAGCTGCCTTGTCTAACAAGACAGTTTTTCCTTTattaattcttcaaaatatatttaaaacccAGCTCATCATTTCTACAGTATCTCACTGACTTCTGTTGTCAATTTCAACCCTCTACAGCAGCCCTTATGGAAGCAATGTTTGTTTCTGTTCTTAAAATTCTTCTTAGGTTTGTTGGCTTAAGACAACACTGTGAATTATTGGATtggattcatttatttattggaaataaattaatttcagtCATTAAAATGCCTGTAATGAAATGGAAGGACCTTTCAACAACGAATGTTGTGAAACCATTTCATACTGCTGAAAATCAGCTCAACATTCTTAACGTTCATTTTACTTTAGTAAAAATTAAAGTAATATTGTAAAAATCTTCCTTTTGCTATCTAAAAAATCTAACACATAAAAAAGCAATGAATTTATGTTGTGCAAGGATTAATCTAGTCAACAAACATATTTAAGCAATCCTCATAACCGACAAATCATTTATATTTTGGGAGAGTAGAAAAAAGGATGAGTTCTAAAGAGCAAATATGCCCATCTAGTGCTGCATGTGAGATAGGATTTTAACATGATCACCAAAGCTTTTTACTAGTTTATTAAGGGATCCCTTCATCATTAACCATTATATTGACATTGTAAATGCATCATGTGTTTGCAAAGTGATAAAAGTGTGACCCCCGTTAACCACGGGTTAATGATATTCTAACAAATTATGATGATACTGTATAAAATAGGAAATACCAGCAAATGATTGTTGCTTTGTCATGTAGCGCCTTACCTTGATTTCTTTATATAGAGCCAGTAGATCAGTCCAACCAGTGCAGCAGCAATGATAAGACCAACCACAACACCCACAATCACCTTGGCCTGCTCTGCACCCCCTTCACTTTTAtctaatacaaaaacaaaacattttatgattCCTCTAAATTATCAACATTCCCATAGATCCTGACagggataaaaaaaaaaaactaatatatatatatatatatatatatatatatatacacaatccTAGGAAGCAAACGATGATTAACAAAATCACACTAGAAAAGTTCAATTACTTTTTGGGAATATTTTTAAGGTGATCCCAAGATCCGAAGTATTTCGGTTATATTATAAAAAGCATTCAAGATGAAAGCCCAGTGTTTGCATGATGTCAGGATGCTTGACACCCTCCAACTCTCACTGAAAGATTTAGGATTCAATTTTGGATTCTTAACGAATAGGATAAACTTATGAAATCATATCATCTTACCTGGACTGGCCTTCTCCTCCTCAAATACTGAAATCAGATATAACATTAAATTAACTTTGGGTGCAAAAAGAAACCAAACTGGTATGCATGACAAATTTGGTAGAGAAGCACCACCACCCAACTGTGGTTTAGAAATGTGGATGCAGTTAAATCAATTAAAATCAAACTGTAAGTGCCGTCCAATCAGCTTCCAGAGAAATGATCTACAGGTTTGGTAAGGAGGAAGACCACAAACATGCGATAGCGGCCAGAGAAAGAGAAGTTAAGGAAGAGCAGTAAGCACCCTGACAACAGCAAACAAAACCACACAGAACCAGAGCCAAAGTAGGAAACCAGGAGAGAAACAGAAGATTTCATGCCTCGAGTGAACAACAGGACCCGAGAGAGAAAAGTCACCTTCGTTTATGTTCACACTAATGTGTAGTGATGTATATTGTAAAGGCCGCCAAACTGGCCAGTGTGACAAGCAGTGATCGAAttgaggggggggggggctgggggCATCCGGGTAAATtttgtgaattaattatttacaataatttatattaagtttgtttatgggctagttgtcataTCTCTTTAAATTGTAAACGCCCCGCCCCACGTCTAAAGACCGCTAAGCGCAGGACatcgttgacatgactgcttgattggcATCGCTCTGGTGAAGCTCACTTCACCTgaaaaatggagaataataaacctccactcgcagtcgggaagaggaagcttctacttttttgaggggtaattttctctctctatatatctttccactatatttatcaactccatgtcggggcttttgtatttctggcgtaaattattattaggtctggttctggggtgctagagatctcgatgaagatgagtgacagcttttcagtaattataaagggagtgctTGTGTGGTTTCtgtgctatacagtatataatccattgagaattgtataaaacttgtttttcatgctgccaacggccacatacacgctgcaaagtttcgggattacatcggcatataaatgcgggattcactcttgaaatagctacgattgacatattgatagccatagttagttcctgaataaagcagacgtttggactgaaatggttgaatagtgtgctgactgacagactcaCTCATAACGGTTcgttgccgccacctactggacgtaactatgtaaaccgcactgaaatcgttgaaaaatccccacaacactaacacacagactgacagccgttcttgtcacaatttatattttaatatctaataaactagtttcttgcatttaagcaagtcttttggaacaaacattattatcacaaagtgtcaattGTCCAGttgtatttaaggaaaatagtCAATACTAaattggtaaataatgctagaattattctgttggacgtacactactgttcaaaagtcatttctattcaccaagcctgcattgatttgatccaaaatacagtaaaagaagcctgttttatttaagcctgtttttaataaatagtatataattatgcatattatgatcaaatatattgtgtattttgtataaattgtatattgcgagactaacccccacccccaccaaaaaaatatcttctggtggggaccccccataagacttgactcaattcgagcactggtgACAAGCAAAAGTAAGTGAAACATGCAGATAAATCTACCACTGTTCACAGTTTTCTCACATGCACGTAAAGAGATGTTAGATTTCGCATATGCCGTTTATCAGGGCTGCCAAACTATGTAACCATACTGTGCCAATAAAAATCCTTCAAAATACCAACAGTATAGAATATGGTCTATCATGACAGCCCTATAACAAGCCTTTTAAAGAGATATACTGAGTTGTTAGTAAGCAGTATTCGCAGATCAGAGCGAAAAAAACCTTCACGGCCTTTAGTACTTACGTGAAAATACGCTGATATCTTTTTTATCACTTCCTAGTTTATTGGTCACCTCGCAGGTGACGGTGAGGTTCTTACTAGGCACTACGGTCAGTTTGTATGTGGCCTTCCCTTGGACGTATGACATCTGATCCTGTAGGACCACAGACAGAACAAtgagacattaaacatttaaatgcaattAGGAATTGCCATATTTTAtagtaaaacaattaaataaatattgcaaATAGCATTGTGATAAAACGTGTAGCGTGAATGCatctttttggataaaagcatctacgaaataaaatgaaatagcAGGCAAACCTCTTTTAAATGTAGTTTGATTAATGCATAAATCCAGCTAATTGCAATTCCAGTGAGCGAACGGGCCTGAAATTAAACAATTTCGTTCCTAATGTGTCAGAAAGCAGCAATAAATTACGTTTCTAAGCTGATGAATATTGCTGCTCTTGGATGAGGTGCTATTTAACGCATTACACCACTAGAAGGCGCTAATGATCCTCAAGCCATTCTGCACCACACCCGGAGCTaatgcacagcacacacacctcACCTAAAAATCCCACTGTCAGTAATCACAGAGCCATTAAACGAGACACCATCACTAATACTGCCCCCTAATGAGCAAACCCACTCCAATATCAGTGTCATTAAGCCAGGCAGTGACTGACTACTAAATCCCTCACAGTAATGCAGTGAGAGTTACAAATGCCAGCACTACAATTCAGCAGACCTGGCTGTAAACACTgaactaaaatatataataagtCTGTGATCAAAATCTAGGTTTAAATTGAtagcaaaaatgtaatattacatAACACAATGTAATTTATCATTTACGTAGACAATTACAAAATGGAATTTCACATGTTACCGGACTCTACCAGGTGTGGCGCTGTTGGACAAATGCACGTCATAACCATTTATTAAATTCCAGCaaacttttacttttttgttaaaaatacaaGTCAATAAATATAGATATTTCTAGGTGTTGTTTTAAGATAAGTTTATGTTATCAATATAATCCACAGTTGGTAAGCTTTGGGCCGGTATTGTGCAGAACAAGACCGTTAGCCTGTGTCCCTCAGCCAATAAAAACATCAGTTAACTTAAAAGAACTCGTTTGAGTTTTTAGGCGTTTATACGAAGCTGCACAGACCGATCGTTCTTTGACaccaaagtaccgcgagagcgattgaAACGCAAACGGAGCAGTCTGCTCTCGCGGTATTTTGATATAGACCCATCGGTTAGCGAAGTACCACCACATCCCGTACGCTTCTCGTGCGGAGTGAATCAAATAGTAAGTATGACAACGCCCATGACGACGAGTTGGAGTAGACATTTTTTTCAAGTACTTTTATAAGAGTGACAGCTTTAGTCAACATTGACTTTGTGTATGTGGGTCTTATCTGTGGGTTTGTTTAGCCTACAGTAGTAAACAATGAAGCACCATCTAATCTAAATTTTTAATCTAATTCAAGAAAAAGATGTACTGTTGAATCTTACAGCACTACTAGGTCTATCCAGCGTGTCTTGGATTATACAGGAGGAATAAAACACAGGACGTGACTTTATTATTATCGAGCTTGGGctagaaaaaaacatcacagatCTTTGATCTAACTCATTCATTTGAAATGCATCCACTGAGACTGGCCAGGCAGAATCTCactgcgtgtgtttgtgatgtgtgaGGCAGTACTAACTCTAATGCCGGGTGTCTGGTGGAGGGGGGATCTGGGCTGTTCGTCTCACACGCTGGTCAGATTGCGCTGTATCAAAACCCAAACACTATGCTGTGACTCATGGGACACACCATGTCTGGGATGTCTGGGATAACATAAACACAGACACGTTTTCCGTGTTCTGCTTTGGCATCTCTGTCCTCATTATCCCTTTCTGATGTCCCGGCTGCAGCCTCACAAGGAGTGGAAACAAGGAGGGACAAACTCAAGGAGAGATGTGGCACATACACACATTCTTTCACACATTCAGGAGGGGAGGGGACGCCTGTCTGCCACTTCTGTTACAATGAAGAATGCAGAACAAAGTCAAAGCCGCTTACTCCAAACCCGGCAAAATGCACAGCTAGTCTCTACACCCGCCAGTCTGCGAAAGACGGGCGAATAATGATTTGttgtgtctttgtgtttagAATTTTTGTGATTCTAATCTAAACATCACTTCCGTCCCAAGATGGACAATTTACTTCAGTCACGCAAATTGAAACCTTTCCTTATGGGTGTTGAAAACGGCTGCTTCATACACCTGCGCACTTTTCCTCTTGCCCAGATCGGAATGGAGTGAAATATCCAGACGTATTTTCTTTTCGCATGTGAGTGTTGGAAAGTTTTGAGACGCTGGGGGGTTTCGGTACACGTTAATATTTGCATGTTTCGTCTTAGCACTCGAATCCCTGTAGGAATTATGCCAGGGAACAACGCAATTTGCACAGTGCTATTTTCCATCTTGCAGGTACGTTCGGAGTGCTAGGTTGTGGATGACAAATCGGGGGACTGCTAATCCACCGCTGCACCTGAATCGCCTCTAAAAATGGGTCTTCTTGTCCCATCCACATACAATGGTTCAGACGCCCATGCATCATTTGATGAATTACTCCTGTCATGATTGATAGGCAATGTCCATAAACGTCACTTTTTAAAGTTCTGTCAATAAATCTCGAATAATCTTTAACAAGCCAAATTTacatgcaaaaaaaacatttttggaacCAAAAACATCTTGATCCTGTCGGTGACTTACATTAGTTCCATTGACACTCCATAGCACGTCTGGTTGAGGTGAACCCTCTGCCTCGCACGTCAGGACTTTGTGTTTGCCGTCAGTGCTGCGATGCTTTGTCAGACTCCTAATTTTTGGAGTACCTGaataaaatatcatatttttgcTTAAACGTGAGCTAGTTTGGGAGTATGACTAAGAATGACACCTTATCTTAGCTTGGCTCTGGAGAATCTTACCTTCTACCGTCAGCTTGAAAAAAAAGGTGCGTCTGATTCCTTCAATGGACACGTCACACTCGTACAGTCCTGCTTCGCTGTATGTCAGATTGGAGAAGCTGGGCAGTTTGTCTAGTGTACGCTTGTcctacagaaataaaaaaaggtgTTTGACACATCAACATGCAAGGAATCTGTTGACAATCCTAGCTTTACTTGAAGGTCACATCCCAAGATCACTTACCTTTGTCCATGTCACTTTTGCTTCAGCGGAGGAGTTCTTTTCCAATGACACCACCAAGCTTTCCCCGACCTTTTTCACCACATTCCCTTTAGGACTGAGGCTTACATCCAGAActatgaaagagagagagtaagaGGAGTTGACAAGCATTTAAGACCTATCAGTCCGCAGCAGGCTTCTTTCTCAGCAACATCCGTCTTCACACATTTCAACAGCTGACTATGCTCAAACACCTCACATCTCTCCACCAACATAGCGCTGTCATATGGACATGCAGTGCAGGCACCCCGCTCAGCCTACCCCCCAATTGTTTTCCATCTTCAATCACACATTCAAGATGTCACCCCGCTTTGAAACCGTACCACACAGGCAGCGTGAGGCACATTTGAGCTTCAAACCGAAGCATCGCTAAATCCACATTATGGAGATCAGGCCTTTTGAACTaaacggacacacacacactcacctcagaGAGAATTGTTATATAAAGAGAAAGTGAGCGAGCTAATCAGCGAGCGGGAGCTTCTTGTCTCCTCAGCTCAAGTCAAAGACTCATAATTAAGCTGTCTGCCTGGTGTCCCGCCCCTTTTGCTAATCCTACTGAAGATGGATTCGATTAACGTTTCACTCGTGAGATAATTTGCACCATAACAGAGGGAATTAATTGGAAGGGAAAAGTTGGGTGAACTCGGGCAGCTCGTCCATTTGACGGCTAAGCCAATTTATTCAGACTTGAGTCTAATGGCCAAACAAGCATAGCTATCCCATCATGTAACAAAAGTTCAGAAATTACTGACTTTTATGcaatcatttttataatataatttgacacatttggcagacacttttagcCAAAGCAGCAGTGCTTTTTTTTTATCAGTACATGTCTTTGATATCTTTGCAATTCTTTAACTTTGATCAATTCACAATATTTGCAATAACGATATAATCACAATAACGAAAtatgtaaaaaagaaatgatatCAGTCAAGTTCGACCAACAAATCAAACTCAAAATATGAGAGTAGGAAGGCAGAGATTTTGGCTCTTAATGCAAAAAATTTAAACAGGTGCtgaatacatttacaataataacaTGAATATGGTATATTATCACAATTATCAAAATCGGAACTGTGACAACCCTAACATGGAAATAGAGAAGAGAACAAGAACAAGCAAGgagggaaagagaaagagagcatcATTTGTCAACTCACAGCTCACTGTAACAATCTGAGTGGACTCCATCTCATCTTTATTGAGCAGGGAGCATTTGTACACGCCACTGTCGGCTCGGGTAACTCCAGTAATAGTATAGATGTCCTTGTTCGTCACTGTGACCCTCTGACCCTGCATAGTCCccaaaaaaaatcagaaaagaGATGTTGTGATTAAACTGTAGAGAAGGATAGAGGACAGACAGCAGGACCCTGGAGATGGATGTAGGGTGGCAAAGCATGCCCATGCCACGGCACTGTTGCCTTGGACAATGCCGGCGATCTCTCACCTTAATGTTGAAATTGAAGCTGGTAGGGGGAGGGTTTCCATCCGCCTGGCATTTCAGTGTTATATTATCACCTTCCCTAATGGGACTCGGAGAGAGGACCTGTAGACTCACCTTCTCAGTGGggtctgagagagagaaagacagaaattggtaatgagagaaaaaaacataacCCACCGATTGTCATTATCGTAATGCGTCCTGACATTGTACATTATTATCCCATTATTTTTTAAGATGGTTatgaaaatattcattttaacagAAGGAGGGGtttatttatgatatttatttttaaggaaAAAATGAATCTGACGTTTTCCTGACAGGTTTTGTGAGGTTCACCCTGACTTGGCGTGACTGTTtaatagggttgggaatcgaaaatcaattccaatttggaatcgaaaggctaggaatcggatcggaatcgaaaggaataggaatcggatacttgagattaaaatttgaattcctcttatcaattcctgtgtgcatattttcataaaagtacatgcgttgcatgatctgctgatatctcaataaaagcccttatgaaaattattgatattttttactatagtgagcatagtttagctatagaatttgcaataaagcacaggaatcacaaattaaccatagttgcattatagtaactgcagtttaaccatgatgtagttcaactatgataatacaaattgtaataaatcagaaaaggtgtgtttctatgtttaaatatacacaaaatggtgctcataaatatatatatatatatattttgcaaacaagtcaataagcaggctaaatgaccatacaggttgatatctaaatgttttacttcaactgtggaatcgaaactgggaatcgataagaatcgaaatcgataagcagaatcagaattggaatcggaatcgataaaatggAAAGATTTCCAACCCTActgtttaacaaataaaaacattcttcaagaCACAGCCCCAGACCGCAGACCCCAAGGGGGTTCAGCTCCTTCATTCCCATAACTatttgctttctctctctctctctctctctctctctctctctctctctcatgcccTCGTTCTGTTACCCAGCAGCCACAAAGCATTTCATATCACATCTGCACACTCAGGCACTGAGCAAACCTCTCCGCAttcagagtgagagagaaagcaatTGCTATAACGGCCTCGCTTACCAGCATTATGTCGGACAAGActctggaaaaaaaaacatacataaaacTGAGCCTGGCTACCAGCTGAGACCCATGATATAAGCTTCAGGACTCATGGCTTCATGTATTAGTAACATACGGACACGCATGATAACACTCATGAACACCAACCCCTCAAACCAGCTGTATATCCAAACATTAAAGAGACTCATTATTAGACTgccaacacaaaacaaattcatcttCGTCTTAGTTCAACCTAATATGGCAGAGCTCTCCCTAGGGGGCGCCAAGTTGTGGTATTATGAGCTACTCATGTCCCTTTATGTGTTTTTGCTGAATctacagtaaaaatgaaattgtaTCTCAATTACATGTGATGGGATATAAAAGCTGGGTGCTGTGAAATaatacaaagacaataaacacacaacacgcctttctattgtattgtttttgtgtgcagCCAGCTAAGACAAATAGCACAACCAATATACTCTGATTTGAAAGCAATTGACTCATATGCATCAGTTCCTttggtccaaaatatttttgtggtaATGCatgcaaacaaataaaatagtattgtgttgtttagtaCGTAGTTGGTAGCAATTCTGTGTCTGATAGTTAGCTTACAGTGAATTGGGAAGATCTCAGCCGATGAAACCTGGTCTGGGCCCAGCACATGTTTCGCCATGCAGGTAAACTGCGATGCCATGTCCTCTTTACTGGCAGTGTACTGCAGACTGGAAGACGTGCTCGACAAATGTGTGGCTGGGTCCTTGGTAACAGTAGATTTGATGATAATtgctgcacacacaaacacacatcaatcATTAGCCGTgggaaaaatagtaatagtCATACCGCAAATTGCTCATAAACAAATCCTAATGGAATATGCAGTCTGAAAATAGCTGGTCTGTCTCGTGGATCAGGATGAGCAAACAAACATACCTACTAAACCTGTTGGACCATTTTATGGTGATGCTAGTTGGCCAATAAATCTAACTGGTTATACTAGTCAAGATGCCCTCCCTCTTTCATTAAAAGAATATATGATCAGATCAGCTGGGCTTTTTCCGCATGCTTTGTGCtgattttgcagtaaaatgtctacaaatCTGATAAATGCAGTCAAACATTTGCTTGAACATGTGACAGAAGGGGAAAACTTATGAGAGCGTATATTCTGTGTGGGtctattaataacataaaaaactcACTCTTGCCATCATCCATAAGCGGCTGGTTGTTCTTCATCCAGATGAGATCTGCGGCTGGGTTGCCACTCTCTGCCACGCATTCCCCCaactaacaaacacacaaaaacattgtgTTTTAATGACACCTGAATCTGATATAGTTCAGGACCCTGGAGGTATGCCGAAACTTTAACAGCGTGTTGCTAAAACACTTTCActttcgtctgactcgcccgtTTATTTATGGAACAGTGACACACAGTTTCAACTTTGAACGCCCGAGATTGTCGCATGATGTGTCACCTCCTTCAACCTGATTTTAATTCACATGTGACTTAGGGACTTTCCCTAGTTACGGATCACGTCCTCTGTAACTCACGGTACTTTTACTGTATCTTATTGTCTCGCTGCCCTTGCGGTGGGGTAAGTCTCAAAGTGGCCCAGGGAAGTTTCTTAAAACCAGtggtgtaactttgttttgaaaagtagggacagagatgacaaaaacaatactttaataaattgtttctgtaataactcgctGGAATATTTATCATACCTATATAGTGAGGGGTCCGTCCATTGACTACTACACTTTTcgactccagctctcacagtatgtggttcccaaactgtcatttggggaaggtcacttggctgttgcggtgaattacacttaaaaacagtttattcctatgactaaaaatgtcgCTCGTTCATTGGTTTACGTGTTTTTTTGCTTGGACATtggatgcacaagcaagcgCCGCAGATGATGCGCGTATTTTTATACTGGCCGCATTTCTGAAGTCACTGCTATCTGTCTTGCGCAAATGTAACTTAtgagtgtgagcaacgggagatggtgagaaagcaGCGCATCCTGCATTTTCCACgtgttttagatgttaatggtCCCTAAACAATacaccttccgcaagcatttcttaatttcttccaaaaagtggtgcggacatgtcccacccgcaaattatGCTATGCTTAAAACAGAATGACATCACCGACTAAACAGCTAAAATGGGCAGGGTTTGGACTTTGATATTCTTTCCTCCTCTCTTTCGTTTTCTGCTCCTGCTTTGCTTTCCCTTTTCCCTCCGGGTGAGTAGAAATGCGTGCCAGAGGCCGAGCGGGGTCTGCATTAATAACACGCTGACAGGATCGCATGCTGACAAGCTATCTGCCCCGGGACAGAGAGATcagcagaaagaaagagcaGAAAATGGTAATAATGGCAGAAGAGACGGTGGAATGATGCATGAGCTCAGGTGTTTGAGGCGGCATGAGAGATCTAAGATGTAATGGAGCTACGACCGAGAGGGAAACCAGGGGAGAGGGGTGAAGGAAATCACTAACCCTGATTTC
This genomic interval carries:
- the alcama gene encoding CD166 antigen homolog A isoform X1, whose translation is MQSVIYLFGALIAALMFSPGSCKQTVTALYGETIEVPCNEGNNKPEGLIFTKWKYIKDDDSAGDLLVKHPQKDEATVSATDGYKNRVSIAENSSLLIAQGSLADQRVFTCMVVSLTNLEEYSVEVKVYKIPSAPVIKNKAKELENGKLTTLGECVAESGNPAADLIWMKNNQPLMDDGKTIIIKSTVTKDPATHLSSTSSSLQYTASKEDMASQFTCMAKHVLGPDQVSSAEIFPIHYPTEKVSLQVLSPSPIREGDNITLKCQADGNPPPTSFNFNIKGQRVTVTNKDIYTITGVTRADSGVYKCSLLNKDEMESTQIVTVSFLDVSLSPKGNVVKKVGESLVVSLEKNSSAEAKVTWTKDKRTLDKLPSFSNLTYSEAGLYECDVSIEGIRRTFFFKLTVEGTPKIRSLTKHRSTDGKHKVLTCEAEGSPQPDVLWSVNGTNDQMSYVQGKATYKLTVVPSKNLTVTCEVTNKLGSDKKDISVFSLFEEEKASPDKSEGGAEQAKVIVGVVVGLIIAAALVGLIYWLYIKKSRQGSWKTGEKEAGTSEESKKLEENNHKV
- the alcama gene encoding CD166 antigen homolog A isoform X2 — translated: MQSVIYLFGALIAALMFSPGSCKQTVTALYGETIEVPCNEGNNKPEGLIFTKWKYIKDDDSAGDLLVKHPQKDEATVSATDGYKNRVSIAENSSLLIAQGSLADQRVFTCMVVSLTNLEEYSVEVKVYKIPSAPVIKNKAKELENGKLTTLGECVAESGNPAADLIWMKNNQPLMDDGKTIIIKSTVTKDPATHLSSTSSSLQYTASKEDMASQFTCMAKHVLGPDQVSSAEIFPIHYPTEKVSLQVLSPSPIREGDNITLKCQADGNPPPTSFNFNIKGQRVTVTNKDIYTITGVTRADSGVYKCSLLNKDEMESTQIVTVSFLDVSLSPKGNVVKKVGESLVVSLEKNSSAEAKVTWTKDKRTLDKLPSFSNLTYSEAGLYECDVSIEGIRRTFFFKLTVEGTPKIRSLTKHRSTDGKHKVLTCEAEGSPQPDVLWSVNGTNDQMSYVQGKATYKLTVVPSKNLTVTCEVTNKLGSDKKDISVFSHKSEGGAEQAKVIVGVVVGLIIAAALVGLIYWLYIKKSRQGSWKTGEKEAGTSEESKKLEENNHKV